One Gordonia mangrovi genomic region harbors:
- a CDS encoding NADH:flavin oxidoreductase, whose protein sequence is MITSATPLEFAHGPAWGNRLALAPLTNMQSNPDGTLGDDEYRWLVRRAEGGFAMVMTCAAHVSPGGQAFPGQLGICDDSQLPGLTRLADGLRAAGAVSSVQLQHGGRRANTTLTGRPVVAPWGDPSKGAVALTTDEVEQVVRDFVDAAVRAEKAGFDGAEIHGAHGYLIGQFLDARHNDRTDRYGGSATNRFRIVHEIISATRAATSSGFQLGLRLSPERYGIALDESRALAAEVLAAGDLDYLDLSLWDAFKEPYEQQHQGRRLIDHFMDLPRGDTRVGVAGKILDAAGAQECLDRGADFVLIGTAGIIHHDFARQVLADPAYRATEQPVSASHLTAESVGPRFLEYLSTNWDDFVA, encoded by the coding sequence TTGATCACCTCAGCAACTCCATTGGAGTTCGCCCACGGACCCGCCTGGGGTAACCGCCTGGCCCTGGCTCCGTTGACCAACATGCAGAGCAATCCGGACGGAACTCTCGGTGACGACGAGTACCGCTGGCTGGTGCGGCGCGCCGAGGGCGGCTTCGCCATGGTCATGACGTGCGCGGCACATGTCAGCCCCGGCGGCCAGGCCTTCCCTGGGCAACTCGGAATCTGCGACGACAGTCAGCTGCCCGGCCTGACCCGGCTCGCCGACGGTCTGCGGGCCGCGGGCGCAGTGTCCTCAGTGCAACTGCAGCACGGGGGGCGGCGGGCGAACACGACGTTGACCGGTCGGCCCGTCGTCGCGCCGTGGGGCGACCCGTCCAAGGGTGCGGTGGCACTGACCACCGACGAGGTCGAGCAGGTGGTGCGCGATTTCGTCGATGCTGCTGTCCGTGCTGAGAAGGCCGGCTTCGACGGCGCCGAGATCCACGGCGCCCATGGTTACCTGATCGGCCAGTTCCTCGACGCGCGACACAACGACCGAACCGATCGCTACGGCGGGTCGGCGACCAACCGTTTCCGCATCGTGCACGAGATCATCAGTGCGACCCGAGCCGCCACGTCGTCGGGATTCCAATTGGGACTGAGGTTGTCGCCGGAGCGCTACGGAATCGCACTGGACGAGTCGCGTGCCCTGGCCGCCGAGGTGCTCGCGGCCGGCGACCTCGACTATCTGGACCTGTCGCTGTGGGATGCGTTCAAAGAGCCCTACGAACAGCAGCATCAGGGACGCCGGCTGATCGACCACTTCATGGACCTCCCCCGCGGCGACACCCGGGTGGGCGTAGCAGGCAAGATCCTCGATGCTGCCGGTGCGCAGGAATGCCTCGATCGCGGAGCGGATTTCGTGCTCATCGGCACCGCCGGCATCATTCACCACGACTTCGCACGGCAGGTCCTCGCCGACCCCGCGTATCGCGCC
- a CDS encoding EthD family reductase produces the protein MTIRVAVCYGQPNDPAAFDEYYEQVHIPLASKVPGLTEYTWGKVATLDGSEPPYYAVANLYFADQEALMAAAGSEEMAAAGADVANFATGGVTMFTQEESSVLR, from the coding sequence ATGACCATCCGCGTCGCCGTCTGCTACGGCCAACCCAACGATCCCGCCGCGTTCGATGAGTACTACGAACAAGTACACATCCCGCTGGCCTCGAAGGTGCCCGGACTGACGGAGTACACCTGGGGCAAGGTCGCCACCCTCGACGGTTCGGAGCCGCCCTACTACGCCGTCGCGAACCTGTACTTCGCCGACCAGGAGGCCCTGATGGCGGCTGCCGGGTCGGAGGAGATGGCCGCCGCCGGCGCCGACGTGGCGAACTTCGCCACCGGTGGCGTCACCATGTTCACCCAAGAGGAGTCCTCGGTTCTGCGCTGA
- a CDS encoding MaoC/PaaZ C-terminal domain-containing protein: MTTETRRAFADDIEPGRRYQFEALTISETELLDFATQWDPQSFHIDSDVAESGAFGGLIASGIHTLAVFQRLAVRAVFDHWQVIAGRRLLDVAFLRPVRPGDTLTGSMTVHTIVFDKPGRALVTVGGVLVDRDDREVLTTTMEVFVRARD, from the coding sequence GTGACCACGGAAACTCGACGGGCCTTTGCCGACGACATCGAACCGGGACGTCGCTACCAGTTCGAGGCCTTGACCATCAGCGAGACCGAGTTGCTGGACTTCGCGACCCAGTGGGACCCGCAGAGCTTTCACATCGACTCCGATGTCGCTGAGTCGGGTGCCTTCGGCGGGCTCATCGCCAGCGGGATACACACCCTGGCGGTGTTCCAGCGACTGGCCGTGCGGGCGGTCTTCGATCACTGGCAGGTGATCGCCGGACGCCGTCTGCTCGACGTCGCCTTCCTGCGCCCGGTCCGGCCCGGCGACACGCTCACCGGGTCGATGACAGTCCACACCATCGTCTTCGACAAACCGGGGCGTGCGCTCGTGACGGTCGGCGGGGTGCTGGTCGATCGCGACGACCGCGAGGTACTGACGACGACGATGGAAGTGTTCGTCCGCGCCCGCGACTGA
- a CDS encoding enoyl-CoA hydratase/isomerase family protein, producing the protein MVDEPSVLSTVDAGVATLTLNRPKSINALDHPMVTAMDELLRDWASDTQVSAVVLVGAGERGLCAGGDIVAIHRDASALSSSGAGDAEAAACPSALFWADEYRLNADIARYPKPYVAIMDGIVMGGGVGVSAHANTRVVTDRTRLAMPEVGIGFVPDVGGTHLLARVPDNLGVYAGLTAGQLSGADAIELGLADHYVPAADLEAFRRAIGETSLDDALAKYAQEPPESKIAGQREWITQAFAADSIAEIIDRCSAAGTDDAKKSAATIAAKSPLALAVTLRSLRQAEPTLPETLKREYRVSLRSLLNPDMAEGIRAQVIDKDRNPAWRHTDHAAVTAAEVDAFFAPLPDGLELVINPAPQEDSSV; encoded by the coding sequence ATGGTGGACGAACCGTCCGTGCTGTCCACGGTCGACGCCGGGGTCGCGACCCTGACATTGAACAGGCCGAAGTCGATCAATGCGCTCGACCATCCAATGGTGACCGCCATGGACGAGCTGCTGCGCGATTGGGCATCCGATACGCAGGTCAGCGCGGTGGTGCTGGTCGGTGCCGGCGAGCGCGGTCTGTGTGCCGGCGGCGACATCGTGGCCATTCACCGTGACGCCTCGGCGCTGAGCAGTTCCGGCGCCGGTGACGCCGAGGCCGCAGCGTGCCCGTCCGCACTGTTCTGGGCCGACGAATACCGACTCAACGCCGACATCGCGCGCTACCCTAAGCCCTACGTCGCCATCATGGACGGCATCGTGATGGGTGGCGGTGTGGGTGTCTCCGCGCACGCCAATACCCGCGTCGTCACCGACCGCACGCGGCTCGCCATGCCCGAGGTCGGGATCGGATTCGTGCCCGACGTCGGCGGCACACACCTGCTCGCGCGGGTACCGGACAACCTCGGTGTCTACGCCGGGCTCACCGCCGGCCAGCTGTCCGGCGCGGACGCCATCGAGCTCGGTCTCGCCGACCACTACGTCCCGGCCGCCGACCTCGAGGCATTCCGTCGGGCCATCGGCGAGACATCGCTCGACGACGCGCTCGCCAAGTATGCACAGGAACCGCCCGAGTCGAAGATCGCCGGGCAACGGGAGTGGATCACTCAGGCTTTCGCCGCCGACTCCATCGCCGAGATCATCGACCGCTGCAGTGCCGCCGGCACCGACGATGCCAAGAAGAGCGCCGCCACCATCGCCGCCAAGAGCCCGCTCGCGCTGGCCGTGACCCTGCGGTCGCTGCGGCAGGCCGAACCCACCCTGCCCGAGACGCTCAAGCGTGAGTACCGGGTGTCGCTGCGCAGCCTGCTCAATCCCGATATGGCCGAGGGTATCCGCGCGCAGGTGATAGACAAGGATCGCAACCCTGCGTGGCGCCACACCGATCATGCTGCCGTAACCGCCGCCGAGGTGGACGCCTTCTTCGCGCCGCTGCCCGACGGCCTGGAACTTGTCATCAACCCCGCACCGCAGGAGGATTCGAGTGTCTGA
- a CDS encoding enoyl-CoA hydratase, whose translation MSDHETIIVEREGRVGVITLNRPKALNALNTTLMTEVVGAATAFDKDPDIGAIVITGSEKAFAAGADIKEMSSKSYSDVVGEQFFGAWDDLARLRTPTIASVTGYALGGGCELAMLCDILIAGDNAVFGQPEINLGVIPGIGGSQRLTRAVGKAKAMDMILTGRNMKVDEADKLGLVSRVVPKENCLTTAKEVAETIASKSFIAASLAKDAVNRAFESGLGEGIRAERSLFYSTFATDDQTEGMAAFVEKREPKFTHS comes from the coding sequence GTGTCTGACCACGAGACCATCATCGTCGAGCGCGAAGGACGCGTCGGCGTCATCACCTTGAACCGGCCGAAGGCGCTCAACGCGCTCAACACCACGCTCATGACCGAGGTCGTCGGCGCGGCAACCGCATTCGACAAGGACCCGGACATCGGGGCAATCGTGATCACCGGGTCGGAAAAGGCATTCGCCGCCGGCGCCGACATCAAGGAGATGTCGTCGAAGTCCTACAGTGACGTCGTCGGTGAGCAGTTCTTCGGCGCCTGGGACGACCTGGCCCGCCTGCGCACCCCGACCATCGCGTCGGTGACCGGCTACGCCCTCGGCGGCGGATGCGAATTGGCGATGCTCTGCGACATCCTGATCGCCGGTGACAACGCGGTGTTCGGTCAGCCGGAGATCAATCTCGGCGTCATCCCGGGTATCGGTGGCTCACAGCGACTGACCCGCGCGGTCGGCAAGGCCAAGGCCATGGACATGATCCTCACCGGTCGGAACATGAAGGTCGACGAGGCCGACAAGCTCGGCTTGGTGTCGCGGGTGGTGCCCAAGGAGAACTGCCTCACGACGGCCAAGGAGGTGGCCGAGACGATCGCGTCGAAGTCGTTCATCGCGGCATCGCTGGCCAAGGACGCAGTCAACCGCGCCTTCGAGTCCGGCCTCGGCGAGGGAATCCGCGCCGAGCGGTCACTGTTCTACTCGACATTCGCCACCGACGACCAGACCGAGGGGATGGCGGCGTTCGTCGAGAAGCGCGAGCCGAAGTTCACCCACTCCTGA
- a CDS encoding alpha/beta hydrolase, giving the protein MAVAVGLTLGAAAAQAAPVPDVKVSRIDTVIHDNPQHTTLIVWSASMRKLIPITVLRPRNTSKPRPTLYLLNGAGGGEDSATWTAKTDYVRYFADKNVNVVTPIGGAFSYYTDWERDDPVLGRNKWQTFLIRELPPLIDKEFDTTKVNAIAGISMAGTSVLNLAIAAPRLYRSVAAYSGCARTSDPLGQAYIRMVVADRGQGNLTNMWGPVGGPGWRANDPYLRAAKLRSTKVYMTSGTGLPGRYDQMNAELVQGNPLVLANQVVLGGAIEAAVNQCTQDMAARLRSLRVPMKLIARPTGTHSWQYWESDLKRTWPMIAADLRR; this is encoded by the coding sequence ATGGCCGTGGCCGTGGGGCTCACACTCGGTGCGGCGGCCGCGCAGGCCGCGCCCGTGCCGGACGTCAAGGTCTCCCGCATCGACACCGTCATCCACGACAACCCGCAACACACGACGCTGATCGTGTGGTCGGCGTCGATGCGGAAGTTGATCCCGATCACCGTGCTGCGACCGCGCAACACCAGCAAGCCGCGGCCGACGCTGTATCTGCTCAACGGAGCGGGCGGTGGTGAGGACTCCGCCACCTGGACGGCGAAGACCGACTACGTGAGGTACTTCGCCGACAAGAACGTCAATGTGGTCACCCCGATCGGCGGTGCGTTCTCGTATTACACCGACTGGGAGCGCGACGACCCGGTGCTCGGGCGCAACAAGTGGCAGACTTTCCTGATCAGAGAACTCCCGCCGCTCATCGACAAGGAATTCGACACCACCAAGGTCAATGCCATCGCGGGCATCTCGATGGCCGGGACGTCGGTGCTGAACCTGGCGATCGCCGCCCCCAGGTTGTATCGCTCGGTGGCCGCCTACAGCGGGTGCGCGCGGACCAGTGACCCGCTGGGGCAGGCCTACATCCGGATGGTGGTGGCCGACCGCGGGCAGGGCAATCTCACCAACATGTGGGGTCCGGTCGGCGGACCGGGCTGGCGGGCCAACGACCCTTACCTCCGGGCGGCGAAGCTGCGCAGCACCAAGGTCTACATGACCAGCGGTACCGGACTGCCTGGCAGGTACGACCAGATGAATGCCGAACTGGTGCAGGGAAATCCGTTGGTGTTGGCGAATCAGGTGGTGCTCGGCGGAGCGATCGAGGCGGCGGTCAACCAGTGCACCCAGGACATGGCGGCGCGGCTGCGGTCACTGCGGGTGCCGATGAAACTGATTGCGCGGCCGACCGGGACGCATTCCTGGCAGTACTGGGAATCCGACCTCAAGCGCACGTGGCCGATGATCGCGGCGGATCTGCGGCGGTAG
- the kstR gene encoding cholesterol catabolism transcriptional regulator KstR — MARSAAAKAPVEPAAPTAPAAGSAPSGTETGSAAQRERRRRILDATLALASKGGYDAVQMRTVADKADVAVGTLYRYFPSKVHLLVTALAREFERVESRVDRSQLRGDNAIERLRHVLDMITYAMQRDPLLTEAMTRAFMFADASATAEVDQVAGIIDRLLAGAMVDEGEPGEEDLAIARVISDVWMSNLVQWLTRRASATDVTNRLELTVRLLLKDRIQ, encoded by the coding sequence ATGGCACGATCTGCAGCGGCCAAGGCGCCCGTCGAACCCGCGGCCCCGACCGCGCCAGCCGCTGGTTCAGCGCCGAGCGGGACCGAGACCGGTTCGGCGGCGCAACGCGAACGACGCCGTCGCATCCTGGATGCGACGCTGGCGTTGGCATCCAAAGGTGGCTACGACGCGGTCCAGATGCGCACCGTCGCCGACAAGGCCGACGTCGCCGTGGGCACGCTCTACCGATACTTCCCGTCCAAGGTGCATCTGCTGGTCACCGCCCTCGCGCGCGAGTTCGAGCGAGTCGAGTCGCGGGTGGATCGTTCACAGCTGCGCGGCGACAACGCAATCGAGCGACTGCGCCATGTGCTGGACATGATCACCTATGCGATGCAGCGCGATCCGTTGCTCACCGAGGCCATGACGCGGGCGTTCATGTTCGCCGATGCGTCGGCGACGGCCGAGGTGGACCAGGTTGCCGGGATCATCGACCGGCTACTCGCGGGCGCCATGGTCGACGAGGGTGAGCCGGGCGAAGAGGATCTCGCGATCGCACGCGTGATCTCGGATGTGTGGATGTCGAACCTGGTGCAGTGGCTGACCCGACGCGCGTCGGCCACCGACGTCACCAACCGCCTCGAACTGACGGTGCGGTTGTTGCTGAAGGATCGGATTCAATAG
- a CDS encoding acyl-CoA dehydrogenase, translating to MTIATSSEQIAVCDAIATWARSVSTTELVRADIDKPADQWIGLLAQLAEFGVFAGALPEHSGGLGATFIDVAAMIEQCGISLVPGPIGPMVAAALGLSRSDDARAGDLLARVASGEVAVVAPAAAYAGITANPPDDGALDVGLVPGHVDGCAVLLPFDDGGDGISWRLLPPGVGATTAEAQGVISGIESVSCVQVTGVQSADLIDLPDADLITASLSAATAAYLSGIARWSLDTAVDYARVRTQFGAPIGSFQAIKHICADMLCRSEELTAVAWDLARAVDERLAADDEEVVAQLAVSRCAADIVAAEAATANAKDCVQILGGIGFTYEHDAHLYLRAALTSRAALGQGVSSARELARLGMAGHRRNFRIDLSAVEDRRAEVRATAADIAALDPSRRRARLADSGYLMPHWPAPYGLGAGAALQLLIDDEFDRARIERPDLVIGAWAIPTILEHGTDDQRQRFVSPTLTGDIVWCQLFSEPEAGSDLAALRTKATRAEGGWRLQGQKIWTSQAHNASWGVCLARTDADAAKHKGITYFLIDMNTPGIDIRPLRELTGRANFNEVFLDDVFVPDDCVVGPVNGGWRLARTTLANERVAMGGSGLGKEMDSLLRQVEAMTRELTPDELAGLGRLVAEAHTGRVIDARAVTRRLAGHDPGALSSVRKLIGVRHRQAVPEFAFDLLGVDGVAASDASDALLQNRCLSIAGGTTQILRTAAAERILGLPRG from the coding sequence GTGACAATCGCCACGTCAAGCGAACAGATCGCCGTTTGTGACGCGATCGCGACCTGGGCGCGTAGCGTCTCGACCACCGAGCTGGTCCGCGCCGACATCGACAAGCCTGCCGACCAGTGGATCGGTCTGTTGGCGCAGCTCGCCGAGTTCGGTGTCTTCGCGGGTGCCCTGCCCGAGCACTCCGGCGGCTTGGGTGCGACCTTCATCGATGTCGCCGCCATGATCGAGCAGTGCGGTATCAGCCTGGTGCCGGGTCCCATCGGTCCGATGGTCGCCGCCGCGCTCGGGCTCTCGCGGTCCGACGATGCGCGAGCCGGTGACCTGCTCGCGCGGGTCGCCTCCGGGGAGGTGGCCGTGGTCGCTCCGGCAGCTGCGTACGCCGGGATCACGGCAAATCCTCCGGACGACGGCGCGCTTGACGTGGGCCTGGTGCCCGGGCACGTCGACGGCTGCGCGGTGCTTCTTCCGTTCGACGACGGAGGCGACGGGATCTCCTGGCGACTCCTGCCCCCGGGCGTGGGCGCCACCACAGCCGAGGCGCAGGGCGTCATCAGCGGCATCGAGTCGGTGTCGTGCGTGCAGGTCACCGGTGTGCAGAGCGCGGATCTCATCGACCTGCCGGATGCCGATCTGATCACCGCGAGTCTGTCGGCCGCGACCGCCGCCTACCTGAGCGGCATCGCTCGGTGGTCGCTGGACACCGCCGTCGACTACGCCAGGGTGCGTACCCAGTTCGGTGCACCCATCGGTTCGTTTCAGGCGATCAAACACATCTGCGCCGACATGCTGTGCCGCAGCGAGGAGCTCACCGCGGTCGCGTGGGATCTGGCGCGCGCGGTGGACGAACGTCTCGCGGCCGACGACGAGGAGGTCGTTGCGCAGCTCGCCGTCAGCAGGTGCGCGGCCGATATCGTGGCGGCCGAGGCCGCCACGGCCAATGCCAAGGACTGCGTGCAGATCCTCGGTGGCATCGGCTTCACCTACGAACACGACGCTCACCTCTATCTGCGTGCCGCGCTGACCTCCCGCGCCGCACTGGGCCAGGGTGTGTCATCGGCTCGGGAACTCGCCCGGCTCGGCATGGCGGGGCATCGAAGGAACTTTCGGATCGATCTGTCCGCGGTCGAGGACCGGCGCGCGGAGGTCCGGGCGACAGCGGCCGACATCGCCGCCCTCGATCCGTCGCGGCGTCGGGCGCGCCTGGCCGACTCCGGCTATTTGATGCCGCATTGGCCGGCGCCCTACGGGTTGGGTGCCGGCGCGGCACTGCAACTGCTCATCGACGACGAGTTCGACCGCGCGCGGATCGAACGGCCCGACCTGGTGATCGGTGCCTGGGCGATCCCGACGATCCTCGAACACGGCACCGACGACCAACGGCAACGCTTCGTGTCGCCGACACTGACCGGGGACATCGTGTGGTGTCAGCTGTTCAGCGAACCCGAGGCGGGCTCCGACCTCGCGGCGTTGCGTACCAAAGCCACCCGCGCCGAAGGTGGTTGGCGGCTGCAGGGGCAGAAGATCTGGACCTCCCAGGCACACAACGCATCCTGGGGGGTGTGCCTGGCGCGCACCGACGCCGACGCCGCGAAACACAAGGGCATCACCTACTTCCTGATCGACATGAACACCCCCGGCATCGACATCCGGCCGCTGCGCGAACTCACCGGCCGCGCGAACTTCAACGAGGTGTTCCTCGACGACGTGTTCGTCCCGGACGACTGCGTCGTCGGTCCGGTCAACGGCGGCTGGCGACTGGCCCGCACGACCCTGGCCAACGAACGGGTGGCGATGGGCGGTTCGGGCCTGGGCAAAGAGATGGATTCCCTGCTGCGTCAGGTCGAGGCGATGACCCGCGAGCTGACACCCGACGAATTGGCCGGTCTCGGACGGCTGGTGGCCGAAGCCCACACTGGTCGTGTCATCGACGCCCGTGCGGTCACCCGGCGCCTGGCGGGCCACGACCCGGGGGCGTTGTCGAGCGTGCGCAAACTCATCGGCGTCCGGCATCGTCAGGCGGTGCCGGAATTCGCCTTCGATCTGCTCGGCGTCGACGGGGTGGCCGCCTCCGACGCCTCGGACGCATTGCTGCAGAACCGGTGCCTGTCCATCGCCGGGGGCACCACCCAGATTTTGCGGACGGCGGCCGCGGAACGGATTCTCGGCCTGCCCCGCGGCTGA
- a CDS encoding acyl-CoA dehydrogenase family protein encodes MDFALDDTAVAVRDAAAEVFARHEPDWETMFGRRDSEAVVPGGFDDALWRSVVDAGLTALPLPADLGGDDVSVIDLLPLLRRMGESAAVTPAVGSLVSAFAIHGADPSVRERWGQTLTDDAWHAVAVGELGDALTETPRTTVRDGRLTGTKTGVLHAEGSSALLVTTDDGAVLVASDADGVSKTRTPTSSGWGEFTVRFDGVAVSATDVVAADAHTVRDRYRLALATYAQGLVAGAARLTADHVTHREQFGKPIAMFQAVGQQLADVYVVARSLDLSTTAAAWRMSEGLDATQDLGIAAYWVAAEIPATLRIMTHLHGGIGVDVTYPLHRYFSIAKDLARLVGGPDARLDEIADDSDARLDPKGQAADVH; translated from the coding sequence GTGGACTTCGCCCTCGACGACACGGCGGTGGCGGTTCGCGATGCCGCCGCAGAGGTATTCGCGCGGCATGAACCGGACTGGGAGACCATGTTCGGTCGGCGTGACTCGGAGGCAGTGGTTCCGGGCGGGTTCGACGACGCCCTCTGGCGGTCTGTCGTCGACGCCGGGCTGACCGCGTTGCCGTTGCCCGCCGACCTCGGCGGCGACGACGTCTCGGTGATCGACCTGTTGCCGTTGCTACGACGCATGGGGGAGTCGGCGGCGGTGACCCCGGCGGTGGGTTCGCTGGTGTCAGCTTTTGCGATCCATGGCGCCGACCCGTCGGTCCGCGAAAGATGGGGGCAGACGCTCACCGACGACGCGTGGCACGCCGTCGCCGTCGGTGAACTCGGCGATGCACTCACCGAGACACCCCGCACCACCGTGCGCGACGGCCGGCTCACCGGCACCAAGACGGGAGTCCTGCATGCGGAGGGATCGTCGGCGCTGCTGGTGACGACCGACGACGGCGCGGTGCTGGTGGCCTCCGACGCGGACGGGGTGAGCAAGACGCGCACACCGACCTCGAGCGGGTGGGGTGAGTTCACCGTGCGGTTCGACGGTGTCGCTGTGAGCGCGACCGACGTCGTCGCCGCCGACGCGCACACGGTTCGGGACCGCTACCGTCTGGCGCTGGCGACCTATGCGCAAGGCCTCGTGGCGGGCGCGGCTCGACTCACCGCCGACCACGTCACGCATCGTGAGCAGTTCGGCAAGCCGATCGCGATGTTCCAGGCCGTGGGCCAGCAACTCGCCGACGTCTACGTGGTTGCCCGATCGCTGGACCTGTCGACCACCGCGGCCGCCTGGCGGATGAGCGAAGGACTCGACGCCACCCAAGATCTCGGTATCGCCGCCTACTGGGTGGCCGCCGAGATCCCGGCAACGCTGCGGATCATGACCCACTTGCACGGCGGCATCGGCGTGGACGTGACCTATCCGTTGCACCGGTACTTCTCGATCGCCAAGGACCTCGCCCGGCTGGTCGGCGGGCCCGACGCCCGTCTCGACGAGATCGCCGACGATTCCGACGCCCGTCTCGACCCGAAAGGGCAGGCAGCAGATGTTCATTGA
- a CDS encoding acyl-CoA dehydrogenase family protein — translation MFIDLTPEQKALRAELREYFANLVSAEDARVMLTERHGETYRKVIRQMGKDGWLGVGWPKEYGGKGFGQIEQQIFTNEAVRADVPLPSVTLQTVGPTLQEHGTDELRRQFLPDILAGEVHFAIGYTEPEAGTDLASLTTSAVLDGDHYVVNGQKIFTTGGHDADYIWLAVRTDKDAPKHKGISILIVDTRDPGFSWTPIITADGAHHVNATYYNDVQVPVSMRVGNEGDGWKLITTQLNHERVMLGPAGRIDGLAARVRAWAQQSGADGTVIAKHPDVRRALAEIDAYTRINELLNWQVASTGEAISMADAAATKVFATERLQHVCRLINDIVGRYGDFTDPQTAALVDWLDVQQKRNVVITFGGGVNEVMRDMIATAGLGLPRAKR, via the coding sequence ATGTTCATTGATCTCACCCCCGAACAGAAGGCGCTGCGGGCTGAGCTACGCGAATACTTCGCGAATCTTGTGAGCGCCGAGGACGCGCGGGTGATGCTCACCGAACGCCACGGCGAGACATACCGCAAGGTGATCCGGCAGATGGGCAAGGACGGGTGGCTCGGTGTCGGGTGGCCGAAAGAATACGGCGGCAAAGGTTTCGGTCAGATCGAGCAGCAGATCTTCACCAATGAGGCGGTCCGCGCCGACGTCCCGTTGCCCTCGGTGACCTTGCAGACCGTCGGTCCCACGTTGCAGGAGCACGGTACCGACGAACTCAGGCGACAGTTCCTGCCCGACATCCTCGCCGGCGAGGTGCATTTCGCGATCGGGTACACCGAACCCGAGGCGGGCACCGACCTGGCCTCGCTGACCACGAGCGCCGTCCTCGACGGTGATCACTATGTGGTGAACGGGCAGAAGATCTTCACCACCGGCGGTCATGACGCCGACTACATCTGGCTCGCCGTCCGCACCGACAAGGACGCACCGAAGCACAAGGGCATCTCGATCCTCATTGTTGACACCCGCGATCCAGGTTTCAGCTGGACCCCGATCATCACCGCCGACGGCGCCCACCACGTGAACGCCACCTACTACAACGACGTGCAAGTGCCGGTGTCGATGCGCGTCGGCAATGAGGGTGATGGGTGGAAGCTGATCACCACCCAGCTCAATCACGAACGGGTGATGCTCGGTCCCGCGGGCCGGATCGATGGACTTGCCGCGCGGGTTCGCGCCTGGGCCCAGCAGTCCGGCGCCGACGGCACCGTCATCGCCAAGCACCCCGACGTCCGGCGCGCGCTGGCCGAGATCGACGCCTACACCCGCATCAACGAACTCCTCAACTGGCAGGTCGCCTCCACCGGGGAGGCGATCTCCATGGCCGACGCCGCCGCCACCAAGGTGTTCGCCACCGAGCGGCTGCAACACGTCTGCCGTCTGATCAATGACATCGTCGGGCGCTACGGCGATTTCACCGATCCCCAGACCGCGGCCCTGGTGGACTGGCTCGACGTGCAGCAGAAGCGCAACGTCGTCATCACCTTCGGCGGCGGCGTCAACGAGGTGATGCGCGACATGATCGCCACCGCGGGGCTGGGATTGCCGAGGGCAAAGCGATGA